One window from the genome of Leptospira johnsonii encodes:
- the rpsS gene encoding 30S ribosomal protein S19, whose amino-acid sequence MMRSSKKGPFIDSHLMSKVIKLNSENQKKPFKTWSRRSTIFPDMIGHTIMVHNGNKFIPVFINDNMVGHKLGEFAPTRTYRGHGNTDKKAAKK is encoded by the coding sequence ATCATGAGATCTTCTAAAAAAGGTCCGTTCATCGACAGTCACCTCATGAGCAAGGTGATCAAGCTGAACTCTGAAAACCAAAAGAAACCGTTTAAAACCTGGTCTCGTAGAAGTACGATTTTCCCGGACATGATCGGTCACACAATCATGGTTCATAACGGAAACAAATTTATCCCTGTTTTCATCAATGATAACATGGTAGGACACAAGTTAGGAGAATTCGCTCCTACTCGTACTTATCGTGGTCATGGAAACACCGATAAAAAGGCGGCTAAGAAATAA